The Candidatus Desulfovibrio trichonymphae region TGAAAGATAAAAATATTGTCCTCCTGTTTGAAAAAGATTCCACGCGCACCCGCTGCGCTTTTGAAACAGCCGCGCACCATCAGGGCGCCAACGTCACATACCTTGGCCCGTCAGGTTCACAGATGGGGAAAAAGGAATCCATACCCGACACAGCCCGCGTGCTCTCCCGTTTTTTTGACGGCATAGAATACCGCGGCTTCGCCCAGTCATGCGTGGAATCTCTTGCGCAATTCGCTTCTGTGCCGGTATGGAACGGTTTAACGAATGAGTGGCATCCGACGCAACTGCTGGCCGACATGCTGACAATGCGCGAAGGCTGTATAAAGCCTCTGAACCGCCAGACGCTGGCTTATCTTGGCAACGCACGCTACAATATGGGCAATTCCCTGATGATGGGTTCTGCCATATTAGGCGTGGATTTCCGCTCTGTGGCCCCCCGTCAGTTCTGGACGTCGGATGAGGTATTTGCTCTGGCCTGCGAAACAGCGAAAAAAACAGGAGCGTGCATCACGCGCACGGAAAATGTTGATGAGGGAGTCAGGGGCTGTGACTTTCTTTATGCCGACGTCTGGGTTTCCATGGGTGAACCGGACGAGGCGTGGAAAGAACGCATCCGCCTGCTTGCGCCCTATCGGGTCGATATGGCTGTTATGAAAAAAACCGGCAATGACGACTGTAAATTTCTGCATTGCCTGCCGGCCTTCCACAACCGCGATACGACAATCGGCGAAGACATATACCGGTGTTTCGGCCTTGACTGTATGGAAGTGTCTGACGAGGTCTTTGAATCCCCCCGCAATATGGCATTTGAAGAAGCGGAAAACCGCCTGCACACCATTAAAGCCGTTATGGTCGCAACCCTTTCGGAAGAAGCCCAGGCATTGACGAAATAAAGATTGACCGCCGCATGTGGGAAAAACACGTTCAGAAATTGGTGAGATAAAAATCCGGCACATTGTGAAGATGTTCGCAGTTGACCCTGCGCCTCTGACCCGGCGCGCGCCGAAACAGGTTTGCATCCTGCCGGGCCGCGCCGGCGAGCATCAATTTTTACTTTACAAAAACGGTTTGCGCGCTGTATACGGCTACACATGAAGCTCATTGCCACACAACTGCAGCAGTGTTTCGGATTTTTCCCGCCCCCGTTGGTTTCAGCGGGGGTTTTTTTTACTCTTCAGACGCAGCAGCTATGA contains the following coding sequences:
- the argF gene encoding ornithine carbamoyltransferase, which translates into the protein MNTLPNRDFLKENDFTPQELTQLLDLAAELKKARKAGREQKFLKDKNIVLLFEKDSTRTRCAFETAAHHQGANVTYLGPSGSQMGKKESIPDTARVLSRFFDGIEYRGFAQSCVESLAQFASVPVWNGLTNEWHPTQLLADMLTMREGCIKPLNRQTLAYLGNARYNMGNSLMMGSAILGVDFRSVAPRQFWTSDEVFALACETAKKTGACITRTENVDEGVRGCDFLYADVWVSMGEPDEAWKERIRLLAPYRVDMAVMKKTGNDDCKFLHCLPAFHNRDTTIGEDIYRCFGLDCMEVSDEVFESPRNMAFEEAENRLHTIKAVMVATLSEEAQALTK